The Candidatus Poribacteria bacterium genomic sequence ATTCATGCGTTGAGTGCGGCACGCGGGGAACTGATGCAGGGGATCACAGGTATCCCGTGGTATTACCGACTCTTCGGATACGAGATGGCACTGGATATGGAAGCGGAGCGCGTTATCGACGGGCTGCATATCCCGTCGTTGAAAAAAGGGGAGACCGAGACCTGTCGCCTCCGGCCCCGAACGGATGCCGATAACGCTTTCATCCAAGACCTTTATGAGAGCAGGATTGAACAGAATGTCTTCACTTGCACTCGGACACCGGCGATGTGGGAGTATGAATTCAATGGACGTTCGGCGGGGAGTGAGGCACGGTATGAATTCTTACTCATTGAGGACAGGGAAGGCAGGAAACTCGGCTATGTCCAACATTTCCAATGGTGCTACAATAATTTCCTTGTCATGCGAATGGAGCTTAAACCCGGCGTCGGCTGTCTCCATCACATCCCGTCCCTCTTGCGAGCGTTATGGAAAAAGGCAGAGACGACACCGATTGTCGCTGAGAATGACAACCGGAAAGTGACAGGTGTGCAGTTCATGTTGGGGCGTGAACACCCGATCTATCAGGCACTCCCCAAAGCCGTTGTCCGTCAGGAGCCCCCTTATGCGTGGTATATCCGAGTGCCGGATTTAATAGCGTTTTTACGGCACATCCAACCCGCCCTCGAAAAACACCTCATCGGCACTGTTGCGGAGGGGTACACGGGTGAACTCAAACTCAACCTCTATCGAACCGGCATACACCTTAAATTTGAAGGGGGTCGTATCACGGATATTGCCGATTGGATTCCGAAAGACGTTGAGGCGGGGGATGCGGCGTTTCCAGACTTGACCTTTTTGCAGCTCCTCTGCGGACGGTGTCGGACGGAGGAATTGACAGCAAATTTCGTTGACTGCTGGACGGACGGCAGTTCGCCTGCGGTGCTACTCGATTGCCTGTTCCCGACCTTCGCTGGAGAGGTTTGGCATCTTTAACAATGGTCACCCAATCGCATGTTGTTCTCAACATAGCCCTCCTCTCAAAGCGAGACGAACCCTTCCTTCACGTCTATGCGTTCATCGGTGCTGTCCTGCCTGACCTACCGATGTTCATCTTTTTCGCAATCGAAACTTTTATCCTGAAGACACCGCAACGTGAACTCTGGGAGACCCGATACTTCATGGAGGCGTGGCAAACCTTCTTTGACCTCTTCAACGCCGTCCCGTTGATTCTGATCGTCTTAGGGATTGGGTATTACCTACTGAACTCCGAGCGGATCGTGGTTTTGGCGTGGAGTCTACTCCTCCATTGCGGTTTCGACTTTTTGACGCATCACGACGACGGACATCATCACTTCTTTCCGCTCTCCGATTATGTCTTTGAAAGCCCAATTTCGTATTGGGACCGGGATCACTATGCCGGTATCGTCGCCCCCATAGAGCGATTGGTGATGCTTGCCGCTTCTGTTTACCTCTTCCGCCGCCTGAAAACCCGAATAGCGCGTTGGGCGCTGATTGCCATCAATGTCCTGTTCTTGGGTTCCTATCTCCTCTTTTTTCTCCGATAAAACCTATTGGACAATCACGAGACCAGTCTCTACAAATCTGATTCCTATTCCAAATTGTTTCGGTTAGAAGTCTTTGTAGCGCAAACTGTTAGTTTGCGTCTTTTTTGTTTCGATTAAAAGTGTAGCATAGAAAACCGTTGGTCTCCTATGCATCCGAAATGCGATGGATGTTGTAAGGCGGCTGGCACAAAGTGATACCTAAATGTGTCAACTCCTTCTGACTGATGAATTTCTGCGGGGCATAGACATACGCCTTTTGACCTGTCTCTTGGCACGCTTTAGCAATCTGCTCGGCACGCTCGCCATCTAACGCAGACGCATGGCTCTCCAGAAAATCCAGCGAGGTTTTAGAACCGAAAACTATGATAAAAATTTATATGATGACATTATAGTAGATTCGACAATTAAGTGGACACTGGATAATCGGCGAGGTTAGAAACCTCGCCTACCGGGGGCGGAGAGTGTCTATTTATTTTTAGGATCCACTATAATCCCTCGGGCCGGTAGGAGCGGTTTCCTAACCGCACTGGATCGTCGAAAAAAAGCGTGGAACTTAATAATTTCTTAAAACTAAATGACTCTACTTTTTATGGAAGTTGTGTTGTGAAAGGTATTTGGAGAGAAAATTGGCCGTGATGGGCTGTGATTTTAAGGGGTTTCGATTAGAGATTGAAACTTGAGGCGGAGATTTTCACTATAACGGAGACATTTGCCTCTGAGTGCTGATTCCAAGCGGGTTCAATTAAAAAGGCTGCGAAATGAAGCGAAATGAAGCGAAAATTGCAGTTTCGATTCCAAACTGGTTCGATTAAAAGAGCGGACATGGGAACACTGGAAATCTTTGAGATCATCGTTTCGATTCCAAACTGGTTCGATTAAAAGCCTCAGCGTCCAATCATTGAACATCATAATAACGAAGTTTCGATTCCAAACTGGTTCGATTAAAAGGAAACAAATCACCTTTATCGAGTACCGCACTAACCCCCGGATGTTCACCTAAACGGCCCCTGACTCCTACAGGATATTGCAAATAATCCCGAACATTATAGAAGGCTTGACGCATCCCACCACGGGATTCTGCAGGTCTTAATATTATATCGGGTATGCGATACCATACTAAAGGTGTTGCCATAATTCAAAGGCTCCCAGACCTTTTCCTATTTACCACACCACTTTTAACTCTGCCCATTTCATAGACAATTTTCCATAAGGCATCTGTCTCAAGCGTTTTTTCGGATATGACGGTGCAGCCGCGGCAATGGCTGCATGTGCCTTTGCTTTGACCATAAGGACATCTATTTCGTCCGTTTTACCATCATTATTCACATCCGTGTCATAAGAGACCGAATTCTGTATGGCACTCCGCACGATTAAAACATCAGAGAGATCCACGTAGCCATCGTTATTGACATCCACATCTATCGCATCCGCAGCCTCTTGAGACACTTGTTGAATAAACAATCTATCAGCTTTATCCAGGAAGACTGCATCCTCCCGACTAATTGCGTAATTTTTCAAATCATTTTTAACGCCTACTGGAACTGCAATATGCGAAGACATTACATTCACTCGATTTTTAATGAAAGGACTCGAAGGATGTCCTAAACTAAAAGCATGCCCAATTTCATGTGCGGTTAACCATTCCAAGTGATGCACCAATTCCATCGGAATTACAATCAAGTTATTGCAGTATTTTAGCTGTTCAGGTGCAGTCGCACACAATTGTTGTGAGACTGCGAGTCCCCCATCGATGCGAGACGCTCTCCCTAAAAACACAACATATATCTGATTATCCAAACCAAATTCTATCAAAGATGATTCGTTCTGGATGACCCGAACAGAAGTATACTGATGTACTCGCAACTTCCCCTCTATCACCCTTATATCTCGGTTAAAGTTAAAGGTTTTCGCACCAAAACCGTGTCGTTCCATTTCCGATCCAAAGAACGCCTGAACCTCTACCATCACTTTATAGACTGAATCCAGATCCGTTTGACTCGGAGCTTCAACATCGGATGACTTCCAATACATCACCCGTATCGGTAGCTCTGCAAATACAAAAGACTCAAAACACACGAAAAAGAAAACCAACAAAAAAGTCATTCTCATGGACATCACGCCTCCTTAGCTATACAATTCGTAAACCTTTTCCCAAAAACCCGGAAGGGTATCTTCCGCAGAAAATCTTTCCCGGAAGGCTTCCGTTGTTTCCTTATCAAACTTAGAACCCGCCCGAATAATTCTCCGTAACGATTCTACTGGATTCATGGTATCATAGAAAACAACACCTGTCCCATCAAAAATATCAGATAAAATTCAGTATCCGGATAAATCGGCTGGCAGCCGCACATCCCCCTTCTACTCCCATCATCTCGATACCAAGCCTTGTATGCGTATGCAAGACAAACT encodes the following:
- a CDS encoding GNAT family N-acetyltransferase produces the protein MPKNSILSRMPIDLGNNLKLRFATPADTDALAEFNTRLHEEESVGPGIRDLMSGDHPTCKASDFTVVEDTKTRKIVSSVCLISQTWTYSGIPFKFGQPEFVATEPEYRRRGLVRKQFEVIHALSAARGELMQGITGIPWYYRLFGYEMALDMEAERVIDGLHIPSLKKGETETCRLRPRTDADNAFIQDLYESRIEQNVFTCTRTPAMWEYEFNGRSAGSEARYEFLLIEDREGRKLGYVQHFQWCYNNFLVMRMELKPGVGCLHHIPSLLRALWKKAETTPIVAENDNRKVTGVQFMLGREHPIYQALPKAVVRQEPPYAWYIRVPDLIAFLRHIQPALEKHLIGTVAEGYTGELKLNLYRTGIHLKFEGGRITDIADWIPKDVEAGDAAFPDLTFLQLLCGRCRTEELTANFVDCWTDGSSPAVLLDCLFPTFAGEVWHL